From a region of the Coffea arabica cultivar ET-39 chromosome 3e, Coffea Arabica ET-39 HiFi, whole genome shotgun sequence genome:
- the LOC113729328 gene encoding protein FAR1-RELATED SEQUENCE 5-like: protein MDCSKLAEDGTPELGMEFNSEEDAYQFYNKYAFKMGFSVRKDYLNKDKDGVTTSRRYSCCKEGVKRKYEGDVMPKRTRAPTKTGCGAKMVIVLFRGTMKYRVHDIVLEHNHELHIVQCAHMMPSQRKVSEAQGFQAEISEDAGLSLKQSHELMGKEAGGMGNVGYTREDLKRYLRTRRERSLKYGEAGSMLNYFQEQTLENPSFFHAVQLDCEEQITNIFWADAGMLIDYKFFGDVVTFDTTYKTNKEYRPLGVFVGFNQHRQIVIFGAALMYDETIDSFKWVFGTFLEAMCGKRPSTILTDQDHAMAAALSVVMPETFHGLCTFHIRRNFMKHLGNHYKENSDLPYMFGACMYEFEEVEQFNRVWEAMVKKHDLENNEWLSGLYRIRDKWARCMMKERWTAGMRSTQLSESLNAAIKNHLKLDHDLVQFFRHFNRVVDEKRHNELIAEYEMRQKLPMVGLRQTPMLVHASETYSPTVFVAFQNEYGESTAMVILRQQDAAMIVEFAVMRYDGGPERIVVFNRNDLSVRCSCKKYENEGILCGHALKVFDTVGIKIIPPEYIKRRWTKRARAGDCFDRRRREVVADPKIMISTRYRELAPAMIKVATRAAMSEDTSKVAITVISDLAKRVELLLSESEEQPLQNQKNLNMEERDKIEIVNEMGEAVVARGIKKRGGGKKSRVMRSWIDKFDRVKRKSRLSRTTQTTASESEPTSVSIEEYMFMGCRSSTDSVSTHSMSQTVNGPPNAIAPNIDESETGHRLANQGPPRSVPTEWMHPRFSIFSKYNSVRDVLMEERAALLTHCDVDAYHVFAPSPQGRNNTQGLQLRADVAAPENEIDE, encoded by the exons ATGGATTGCAGCAAATTGGCAGAAGATGGGACCCCTGAATTAGGAATGGAGTTCAACAGCGAAGAGGATGCGTACCAGTTTTACAACAAATATGCCTTTAAAATGGGTTTTAGTGTACGTAAAGACTATCTGAATAAAGACAAAGACGGCGTGACCACGTCTAGGAGATATAGTTGCTGCAAGGAAGGTGTAAAGCGCAAGTACGAAGGTGATGTGATGCCAAAGAGGACACGAGCGCCGACGAAAACAGGGTGTGGAGCTAAAATGGTTATCGTGTTGTTTAGAGGAACAATGAAGTACCGTGTGCATGACATTGTCTTAGAGCATAACCATGAGTTGCACATTGTTCAATGTGCGCACATGATGCCATCACAAAGAAAAGTGAGCGAGGCTCAAGGATTCCAAGCTGAAATAAGCGAGGACGCTGGGCTTTCATTGAAACAGAGTCATGAACTTATGGGAAAGGAGGCAGGTGGGATGGGAAATGTGGGATATACTCGGGAAGACCTGAAACGATATCTTCGTACTCGACGGGAAAGGAGTTTGAAATATGGAGAAGCAGGTAGCATGCTGAATTATTTTCAAGAGCAAACACTCGAGAATCCATCATTTTTTCATGCCGTACAGTTGGACTGTGAAGAGCAGATAACGAATATCTTTTGGGCTGATGCAGGAATGTTAATTGACTACAAATTTTTTGGAGACGTAGTCACATTCGatacaacctacaaaacaaataaagaatacCGGCCACTTGGAGTGTTTGTGGGTTTTAACCAACATAGGCAAATTGTGATATTCGGTGCTGCCCTTATGTATGATGAGACTATAGATTCTTTCAAATGGGTGTTTGGTACATTTCTAGAAGCAATGTGCGGAAAGCGTCCAAGTACCATACTAACCGACCAAGATCATGCCATGGCAGCCGCTCTTTCAGTTGTTATGCCTGAAACATTTCACGGTCTATGTACGTTTCACATAAGGCGTAATTTTATGAAACATCTTGGCAATCACTACAAGGAAAATAGTGATCTTCCATACATGTTTGGTGCATGCATGTATGAGTTTGAAGAAGTGGAACAATTCAATAGGGTGTGGGAGGCGATGGTGAAGAAACACGatcttgaaaataatgaatggCTCTCCGGATTGTATAGAATTCGTGATAAATGGGCAAGGTGCATGATGAAAGAAAGATGGACCGCTGGAATGCGAAGCACCCAACTCAGCGAAAGCCTAAATGCAGCaattaaaaatcatttgaaactgGATCATGACCTTGTGCAGTTCTTTAGACATTTCAATCGGGTGGTTGATGAAAAGAGACATAATGAACTGATCGCAGAATATGAAATGAGGCAAAAGCTCCCCATGGTCGGGTTAAGGCAAACACCTATGCTCGTGCATGCATCAGAGACGTATTCACCAACCGTATTTGTTGCATTCCAAAATGAATATGGCGAGTCAACAGCTATGGTTATATTGAGACAGCAAGATGCAGCGATGATTGTGGAGTTTGCGGTCATGAGGTATGATGGAGGACCTGAAAGAATAGTGGTATTCAATCGGAATGATCTAAGTGTACGTTGTAGTTGCAAAAAATACGAGAATGAAGGCATTTTATGTGGGCACGCGTTGAAGGTGTTTGATACTGTGGGCATAAAAATAATTCCTCCTGAATACATTAAGAGGCGATGGACAAAAAGAGCTCGGGCTGGAGACTGTTTTGATCGGCGAAGACGGGAAGTTGTGGCTGATCCTAAAATAATGATTTCAACTCGTTATCGGGAGCTCGCTCCAGCCATGATTAAGGTCGCAACTCGAGCAGCAATGTCGGAGGACACCAGCAAAGTAGCAATCACTGTCATATCCGATTTGGCAAAGAGAGTTGAGCTCCTCCTCTCAGAAAGTGAAGAACAACCtttgcaaaatcaaaaaaatctgaATATGGAGGAAcgggataaaattgaaattgtgAATGAAATGGGGGAGGCAGTAGTCGCAAGAGGCATTAAAAAACGAGGTGGTGGGAAGAAAAGTAGAGTGATGCGAAGTTGGATCGATAAATTTGACAgagtaaaaagaaaatctagATTATCAAGGACTACACAGACTACg GCCTCAGAATCGGAGCCGACATCGGTTTCAATTGAGGAATACATGTTTATGGGATGTCGTTCATCTACTGACTCTGTTTCG ACGCATTCAATGAGCCAGACAGTGAATGGCCCTCCAAACGCTATTGCTCCGAATATCGATGAAAGTGAAACG GGTCACCGTTTGGCTAATCAGGGGCCTCCTAGAAGTGTCCCTACAGAATGGATGCATCCcagattttctattttttccaaGTATAACTCTGTAAGAGATGTCTTAATG GAGGAGCGTGCAGCACTTTTAACACACTGTGATGTTGATGCATATCATGTATTTGCACCTTCACCCCAG GGAAGAAATAACACCCAGGGATTGCAACTTCGCGCTGACGTCGCCGCCCCCGAGAATGAGATTGATGAATGA